In the genome of Neodiprion pinetum isolate iyNeoPine1 chromosome 2, iyNeoPine1.2, whole genome shotgun sequence, one region contains:
- the Fkbp14 gene encoding FK506-binding protein 2 isoform X1, which yields MTCSTSLILALATCCVLAYFSTFSVEAAPDAFKADTVYVPEVCTVKSKKGDQLTMHYTGTLKDGTKFDSSLDRDQPFTFQLGVGQVIKGWDQGLENMCVGEKRKLTIPPDMGYGDQGAGNVIPGGAVLLFDVELIDISDSPPTTNVFKEIDANKDNQLSREEVRTMVSEYLRKQMIEAEQGSASESDEVKKMLADHDKLVEEIFQHEDSDKNGFISHDEFSGPKHDEL from the exons ATGACCTGTTCGACGTCCCTGATACTCGCCTTGGCGACGTGTTGCGTGCTCGCGTATTTTTCCACCTTCTCGGTGGAAGCCGCGCCTGATGCCTTCAAAGCGGATACGGTATACGTGCCAGAAGTCTgcaccgtcaagtcgaaaaAAGGAGACCAGCTGACGATGCACTACACCGGAACGCTCAAGGATGGTACCAAGTTTGATTCAAG ctTGGACAGGGACCAACCCTTCACCTTCCAGCTAGGCGTTGGCCAGGTGATCAAAGGCTGGGATCAAGGACTCGAGAATATGTGCGTCGGCGAAAAGAGGAAACTGACGATCCCGCCAGACATGGGATACGGTGACCAAGGAGCTGGAAACGTTATTCCTGGAG GTGCGGTGCTATTATTTGACGTTGAGTTGATCGACATCAGCGATTCACCGCCAACGACTAATGTCTTCAAAGAAATCGATGCCAACAAAGACAACCAACTGTCCCGCGAGGAGGTGAGAACAATG GTTAGCGAGTATTTGAGGAAGCAAATGATCGAGGCGGAGCAGGGCAGTGCCAGTGAGAGCGACGAAGTAAAGAAAATGCTCGCCGACCACGACAAACTCGTCGAGGAGATATTCCAGCACGAGGATAGCGACAAGAACGGCTTCATCTCCCACGACGAATTCAGCGGTCCGAAGCACGATGAGCTTTGA
- the Fkbp14 gene encoding FK506-binding protein 2 isoform X2 produces MTCSTSLILALATCCVLAYFSTFSVEAAPDAFKADTVYVPEVCTVKSKKGDQLTMHYTGTLKDGTKFDSSLDRDQPFTFQLGVGQVIKGWDQGLENMCVGEKRKLTIPPDMGYGDQGAGNVIPGGAVLLFDVELIDISDSPPTTNVFKEIDANKDNQLSREEVSEYLRKQMIEAEQGSASESDEVKKMLADHDKLVEEIFQHEDSDKNGFISHDEFSGPKHDEL; encoded by the exons ATGACCTGTTCGACGTCCCTGATACTCGCCTTGGCGACGTGTTGCGTGCTCGCGTATTTTTCCACCTTCTCGGTGGAAGCCGCGCCTGATGCCTTCAAAGCGGATACGGTATACGTGCCAGAAGTCTgcaccgtcaagtcgaaaaAAGGAGACCAGCTGACGATGCACTACACCGGAACGCTCAAGGATGGTACCAAGTTTGATTCAAG ctTGGACAGGGACCAACCCTTCACCTTCCAGCTAGGCGTTGGCCAGGTGATCAAAGGCTGGGATCAAGGACTCGAGAATATGTGCGTCGGCGAAAAGAGGAAACTGACGATCCCGCCAGACATGGGATACGGTGACCAAGGAGCTGGAAACGTTATTCCTGGAG GTGCGGTGCTATTATTTGACGTTGAGTTGATCGACATCAGCGATTCACCGCCAACGACTAATGTCTTCAAAGAAATCGATGCCAACAAAGACAACCAACTGTCCCGCGAGGAG GTTAGCGAGTATTTGAGGAAGCAAATGATCGAGGCGGAGCAGGGCAGTGCCAGTGAGAGCGACGAAGTAAAGAAAATGCTCGCCGACCACGACAAACTCGTCGAGGAGATATTCCAGCACGAGGATAGCGACAAGAACGGCTTCATCTCCCACGACGAATTCAGCGGTCCGAAGCACGATGAGCTTTGA